The Oleidesulfovibrio alaskensis DSM 16109 genome has a segment encoding these proteins:
- a CDS encoding ABC transporter substrate binding protein — MPLPLSAPQTTRTVQCPPCAPDNAMHPRAVLPTLFLLAAAVFFLCWAPPRNASAQPPPGTGRTHFLLVHSYHPNMLWVQDINSGVQEVLGPAIDASNGTMRLSVEFMDTKRHPDAAYRADILALLRDKYAQDPPDVIITADNIALNTLLDEHEAIAPGSRVVFCGYNNYTPDALRGHDDVTGIAEKVSIRETIQAAAAMLPQTSRFIVISDRSETGRAMTHELALQTAGIPEHGRMELWDAYTFADLGRQLAALQGTEAIVLLSALQDTAGNVQSYRQSLRHILAATDRPVFAVFGFYADKGIVGGKLTDGVMQGREAARMALRIAQGTPPSRIPVITENINRFVFNHELLARYGISSDSIPAESTVLNRPPSFFTRYRQVLLPAGVLVALLVLALALESHHLVRQRAVEQSLREAKTRYRELVDNARSVIMHIDRNGQIEFINEYGLSFFGYEEHELTGKSVAATILPQNADGTPYSELLRRILENPETYACHENENIRKNGERVWISWLNRPLRDASGNVTGLLSAGQDATERKKAQDALAERERSYSVLLSNLPGMAFRRQTGGDGTFLFASEGCLPLTGFAPDDFVQHGRNLRGLAHPEDLPRITGAIDASPHRYAVEYRIIRSDGETRWVWEGGMMISGSGTSPCRSSGDSICVIEGFMTDITARVTARTELERLNEELEERVAARTAELQTSLEHLRQAQHQLVETEKMAALGGLVAGVAHEINTPIGIGVTSTSYLQEKMQQLEELYRSGGMKRSDIENFLRVGNESLTATRMNLSRAADLVRSFKQVAVDQSDEDTRRFNVLDYLEEVLVSLRPRYKRTSHRVELSGDKDLVITSYPGVFMQIVTNILTNALLHAFDGMENGVLSIHAVRQGNDLTLTLADNGKGMTPEILSRVFEPFFSTRRGNGGTGLGMHIVYNLVTRRLKGTVQCRSTPGDGTTFTITVPMQDSPSAVQT; from the coding sequence ATGCCTTTACCGTTATCTGCTCCGCAGACAACGCGCACCGTACAGTGCCCCCCCTGCGCGCCGGATAACGCCATGCACCCGCGCGCGGTTCTGCCGACCCTGTTCCTGCTTGCGGCTGCAGTTTTCTTCCTGTGCTGGGCACCGCCCCGGAACGCGTCGGCGCAGCCCCCTCCCGGCACAGGGCGCACGCACTTTCTGCTGGTACATTCCTATCACCCCAACATGCTGTGGGTGCAGGATATCAACAGCGGCGTTCAGGAAGTTCTGGGGCCGGCCATAGACGCTTCCAACGGCACCATGCGGCTTTCAGTCGAATTCATGGACACCAAGCGGCATCCCGATGCAGCATACCGCGCCGACATACTGGCCCTGCTGCGCGACAAATACGCGCAGGACCCGCCCGACGTCATCATTACCGCCGACAACATCGCCCTGAACACCCTGCTGGACGAACACGAAGCCATCGCCCCCGGCAGCCGTGTGGTCTTCTGCGGGTACAACAACTATACCCCCGACGCACTGCGCGGGCATGACGACGTCACGGGCATCGCCGAAAAAGTCAGCATACGCGAAACCATACAGGCTGCGGCAGCCATGCTGCCGCAGACATCGCGGTTTATTGTCATCAGCGACCGTTCGGAAACCGGCCGTGCCATGACGCACGAACTGGCGCTGCAGACTGCCGGTATACCGGAACACGGGCGCATGGAACTGTGGGACGCCTATACCTTTGCGGATCTGGGCAGACAGCTTGCCGCGCTGCAGGGTACCGAAGCCATTGTGCTGCTTTCGGCCCTGCAGGACACAGCGGGCAATGTGCAATCGTACAGGCAGAGTCTGCGCCATATCCTTGCGGCGACAGACAGGCCGGTTTTTGCCGTTTTCGGCTTTTATGCCGACAAAGGCATTGTGGGCGGAAAACTGACGGACGGAGTCATGCAGGGACGTGAAGCCGCCCGCATGGCGCTGCGCATAGCACAGGGCACCCCGCCATCGCGCATCCCCGTCATCACCGAAAATATCAACCGGTTTGTATTCAACCACGAGCTGCTGGCCCGGTACGGTATTTCCTCTGACAGCATTCCCGCAGAAAGCACCGTGCTGAACAGGCCTCCCTCTTTTTTCACACGGTACCGGCAGGTGCTGCTGCCCGCCGGTGTGCTGGTGGCTTTGCTGGTGCTGGCACTGGCTCTTGAATCGCACCACCTTGTCAGACAAAGAGCCGTGGAGCAGAGCCTGCGCGAAGCCAAAACCCGCTATCGCGAACTGGTGGACAACGCGCGTTCGGTCATCATGCATATCGACCGCAACGGGCAGATAGAATTCATCAACGAGTACGGACTGTCCTTTTTCGGATACGAGGAACATGAGCTGACAGGAAAAAGCGTTGCGGCAACAATTCTGCCGCAAAACGCGGACGGCACCCCGTATTCCGAACTGCTGCGGCGTATTCTGGAAAATCCGGAAACCTATGCCTGCCATGAAAATGAAAACATACGCAAAAACGGCGAACGGGTCTGGATTTCATGGCTCAACAGGCCGCTGCGCGATGCTTCCGGCAACGTGACCGGATTGCTTTCCGCCGGGCAGGATGCCACCGAACGCAAAAAAGCACAGGACGCTCTGGCAGAACGTGAACGCAGCTATTCGGTACTGCTTTCAAACCTGCCGGGCATGGCTTTCCGCAGGCAGACCGGCGGCGACGGCACGTTTCTTTTTGCCAGCGAAGGCTGTCTGCCGCTGACAGGGTTTGCCCCCGATGATTTTGTGCAGCACGGCAGAAATCTGCGGGGGCTGGCCCACCCCGAAGACCTGCCCCGCATTACCGGCGCCATAGACGCATCGCCGCACCGCTACGCTGTCGAATACCGCATAATCCGTTCCGACGGTGAAACGCGCTGGGTATGGGAAGGCGGCATGATGATATCCGGCAGCGGCACGTCACCCTGCCGGTCGTCCGGCGACAGCATCTGCGTTATCGAAGGATTCATGACCGATATCACGGCACGGGTGACCGCGCGCACCGAGCTGGAACGCCTGAATGAAGAACTTGAAGAGCGGGTTGCTGCACGCACCGCCGAACTGCAGACATCGCTGGAGCATCTGCGTCAGGCTCAGCACCAGCTTGTGGAAACAGAAAAAATGGCAGCGCTGGGCGGGCTGGTGGCCGGTGTGGCGCACGAAATCAACACTCCCATCGGCATCGGAGTGACCAGCACATCCTATCTGCAGGAAAAAATGCAGCAGCTTGAAGAGCTGTACAGATCCGGCGGCATGAAACGTTCGGATATTGAAAACTTTCTGCGCGTGGGCAACGAGTCCCTGACCGCCACCCGCATGAATCTTTCCCGCGCGGCGGATCTGGTACGCAGCTTCAAGCAGGTTGCCGTTGATCAGTCCGATGAAGATACCCGCCGCTTCAACGTGCTGGACTATCTTGAAGAAGTGCTTGTCAGTCTGCGTCCGCGCTACAAACGCACTTCGCACCGCGTCGAACTGTCCGGCGACAAGGACCTTGTTATCACCAGCTATCCCGGCGTGTTCATGCAGATAGTCACCAATATTCTGACAAACGCCCTGCTGCATGCCTTTGACGGCATGGAAAACGGCGTGCTGAGCATACACGCCGTCCGTCAGGGAAATGACCTGACACTCACCCTTGCCGACAACGGCAAAGGCATGACGCCGGAAATTCTTTCACGCGTGTTCGAACCGTTTTTTTCCACACGCAGAGGCAACGGCGGCACCGGACTGGGCATGCACATCGTATACAACCTTGTAACACGCAGACTCAAAGGTACCGTGCAGTGCCGCAGCACTCCGGGCGACGGCACCACATTCACCATAACCGTGCCCATGCAGGATTCCCCCTCTGCAGTACAGACATAA
- a CDS encoding ABC transporter substrate-binding protein — protein MTTFRHLSAALWCAFILLLAPLSVAAQQHGVSITDDTGRTVQLDAPARRIIALYGAFNETLAAMGLQDRLIARTNADHWPESIRSLPAIGTHMRPNLELVAGMAPDLVLQMSGRKEAGQAVDDLRALGIPVAEFHVADFEQLFSVIARLGVLTGEQGKAAALTAQLRNRLETVRAAVAGEHRPSVFFEVRYPNLLGAGTGSIVNDIIGRAGGANCLVSDKKLERPSEEELLRLDPEVYIVQHGPMNKTPVPPDARPHFRTLRAVRHARWLVVEEACYSRPGPRAVDAVEELARFLHPSRFTLQPPAAGQGEP, from the coding sequence ATGACAACCTTCCGACATCTCAGCGCCGCGCTGTGGTGCGCCTTTATCCTGCTGCTGGCACCTTTGTCCGTTGCCGCGCAGCAGCACGGAGTAAGCATAACCGATGATACAGGCCGCACCGTGCAGCTGGATGCTCCTGCCCGGCGCATCATCGCCCTGTACGGTGCCTTTAACGAGACACTGGCCGCCATGGGTCTGCAGGACAGGCTCATAGCACGCACCAATGCCGACCACTGGCCGGAATCCATCCGCAGTCTGCCCGCCATCGGCACGCACATGCGGCCCAACCTTGAACTGGTGGCCGGCATGGCTCCCGACCTTGTGCTGCAGATGAGCGGACGCAAAGAAGCCGGGCAGGCCGTGGACGACCTGCGCGCGCTGGGCATTCCCGTGGCGGAATTTCACGTTGCCGACTTTGAGCAGCTGTTTTCCGTCATCGCCCGTCTGGGAGTGCTGACCGGAGAACAGGGCAAGGCAGCGGCACTTACCGCACAGTTGCGCAACCGTCTGGAAACGGTGCGCGCAGCCGTAGCCGGAGAACACCGCCCCTCGGTCTTTTTTGAAGTCCGTTACCCCAACCTGCTGGGGGCGGGCACAGGTTCCATCGTCAATGACATTATCGGCCGCGCAGGCGGTGCAAACTGCCTCGTGTCCGACAAAAAACTGGAGCGCCCCTCGGAAGAGGAACTGCTGCGCCTCGACCCCGAAGTCTACATTGTGCAGCACGGCCCCATGAATAAAACACCGGTGCCGCCGGACGCGCGGCCGCACTTCCGCACACTGCGGGCGGTGCGTCATGCGCGCTGGCTTGTTGTGGAAGAGGCGTGTTATTCACGCCCCGGCCCCAGAGCGGTGGATGCGGTGGAAGAGCTTGCGCGCTTTCTGCATCCCTCGCGCTTCACCCTGCAGCCCCCGGCTGCCGGTCAAGGAGAACCCTAG
- the cobI gene encoding precorrin-2 C(20)-methyltransferase — protein MYGTLYGIGVGPGDPDLLTIKAVKALARTDVVFAASSTKNDYSVSLSIAAPHLRDDVQIIRLGFPMSRDGSVLRAAWDENARTVAGHLAAGRQCAFLTLGDPLIYSTFGYLLRTLRTVCPQAPVEIVPGITSYQASAARTATILCESGENLLLLSGVGDGLEQALNYADNAVILKTYKNFAAIRKAVTAAGKENQSTFVSRLGMDGEIVAESLQDAPEKPHYFSLMLVTGDKKRKNADS, from the coding sequence GTGTACGGTACGTTGTACGGTATCGGCGTCGGCCCCGGCGACCCCGACCTGCTTACCATAAAGGCGGTCAAGGCTCTGGCCCGCACGGACGTGGTCTTTGCCGCCAGTTCCACAAAAAACGATTATTCGGTATCGCTTTCCATAGCCGCCCCGCACCTGCGGGACGATGTGCAGATTATCCGGCTGGGCTTTCCCATGTCGCGCGACGGCAGCGTGCTGCGTGCTGCGTGGGACGAAAACGCACGCACAGTTGCCGGCCATCTGGCTGCCGGACGGCAGTGCGCGTTTCTCACGCTGGGGGACCCGCTCATCTATTCCACTTTCGGCTACCTGCTGCGCACTCTGCGCACCGTATGTCCGCAGGCTCCCGTGGAAATCGTGCCGGGCATCACCTCATATCAGGCGTCGGCCGCACGCACGGCCACCATCCTGTGTGAATCAGGTGAAAACCTGCTGCTGCTTTCCGGCGTGGGTGACGGGCTGGAACAAGCCCTGAATTACGCGGACAACGCCGTTATTCTGAAAACGTATAAAAACTTTGCCGCCATCAGAAAGGCTGTGACCGCAGCAGGCAAAGAAAACCAGAGCACGTTTGTCTCTCGTCTGGGAATGGACGGCGAGATTGTGGCCGAATCACTACAGGACGCCCCCGAAAAGCCGCATTACTTTTCGCTGATGCTGGTGACCGGCGATAAAAAGAGAAAAAACGCGGACTCCTGA
- a CDS encoding DUF3369 domain-containing protein, with amino-acid sequence MSPAHIATPADDELIFAEEEPVQESAAADAHWTLLIVDDEEDVHTTTRLVLEDFTFDGIPLRCISAYTGAQAMEILRTEKDIAVVLLDVVMESNHAGLHVARAIREELDNRLVRIILRTGQPGQAPERKVIINYDINDYKHKAELTSQRLFTTVYTALRSYRDLRVIEQNRQGLRHIIDASADLFRIRSIRQLAQGVLTQLSSLYGLFSGSVYVQTSGFTATSENHESLQFIAATGKYDALQTDEGCPQLSSDVRAAVQQAVEEKRSIFNGRDYVGYFPARNGREHLIYLEGLSGVTPPDENLLQVFTNNVAVAFDNVYLNKEIINTQKEVILRLGDVVESRSKETAHHVRRVAEFTRLLARAAGLGEETAELYLHASPMHDVGKIGIPDAILLKPGRLTDEEREVMKTHTTIGYHILNTSERPIMQAAAIIAHEHHERWDGTGYPQGLKGDGIHIAGRITCLADIFDALSSKRVYKEAWPQEKVLDYIQAEKGRIFDPALVDALFANMEEIDRIREKYQDAH; translated from the coding sequence ATGTCACCAGCCCATATCGCAACGCCTGCTGACGACGAACTGATATTCGCCGAAGAAGAACCTGTACAGGAATCCGCGGCGGCGGACGCACACTGGACCCTGCTTATCGTAGACGATGAGGAGGACGTGCACACCACCACCCGGCTGGTGCTGGAGGATTTCACATTCGACGGCATTCCCCTGCGCTGCATCAGTGCCTACACGGGCGCGCAGGCCATGGAAATTCTGCGCACGGAAAAAGACATAGCCGTGGTGCTGCTGGATGTGGTGATGGAAAGCAACCATGCCGGTCTGCATGTGGCAAGAGCCATACGCGAAGAACTGGACAACAGACTGGTGCGCATCATCCTGCGCACGGGACAGCCCGGACAGGCGCCGGAACGCAAGGTGATCATCAACTATGACATAAACGACTACAAGCACAAGGCGGAGCTTACCTCGCAGCGGCTCTTTACCACCGTATATACTGCGCTGCGTTCGTACCGTGACCTGCGGGTCATTGAACAGAACAGACAGGGACTGCGCCATATCATCGACGCATCGGCCGATCTTTTCCGCATCCGCTCCATCCGCCAGCTTGCGCAGGGAGTGCTCACCCAGCTTTCTTCATTGTACGGACTGTTCTCCGGCTCAGTGTATGTGCAGACATCGGGGTTCACCGCCACAAGCGAAAATCATGAATCGCTGCAGTTTATTGCGGCCACGGGCAAATACGACGCCCTGCAGACGGACGAGGGCTGCCCGCAGCTTTCATCGGACGTGCGTGCCGCAGTGCAGCAGGCCGTGGAGGAAAAACGCAGCATATTCAACGGACGCGACTATGTGGGCTATTTTCCGGCACGCAACGGCAGAGAGCATCTTATCTATCTGGAAGGGCTGAGCGGTGTCACCCCGCCGGATGAAAATCTGCTGCAGGTGTTTACCAACAACGTGGCAGTGGCATTCGACAACGTCTATCTGAATAAAGAAATCATCAACACGCAGAAGGAAGTCATTCTGCGGCTGGGCGATGTGGTGGAAAGCCGCTCCAAGGAAACGGCACACCATGTGCGCCGCGTTGCGGAATTCACCAGACTGCTGGCCCGTGCCGCCGGACTGGGAGAAGAAACCGCGGAACTGTATCTGCATGCTTCGCCCATGCATGATGTGGGCAAGATAGGCATTCCCGACGCCATACTGCTCAAACCCGGCAGGCTTACCGATGAGGAACGCGAGGTGATGAAAACCCACACCACCATCGGCTACCATATTCTGAATACTTCGGAACGCCCCATCATGCAGGCGGCGGCCATCATAGCGCACGAACACCACGAGCGCTGGGACGGTACGGGATATCCTCAGGGGCTCAAAGGTGACGGCATACACATTGCGGGACGCATCACCTGCCTGGCCGACATCTTTGACGCGCTGTCCAGCAAACGTGTATACAAGGAAGCATGGCCGCAGGAAAAAGTGCTTGATTACATACAGGCCGAAAAAGGGCGGATATTCGACCCTGCGCTGGTGGATGCGCTGTTTGCCAATATGGAAGAAATAGACCGCATACGCGAAAAATATCAGGACGCACACTAG
- a CDS encoding RrF2 family transcriptional regulator — MKLSARTRYATRLLLDLALHDDNTPRRASMLSQSTGVTVQFIEQILKPLKKEGLVTSVRGAAGGHLLAADPQELTLGHIVRVMEGGIHMTECSRDETACERAHQCRTRQVWIRISRAMEQELEAITLSDLMQDASIIASSPADRRG; from the coding sequence ATGAAGCTTTCTGCCCGCACCAGATACGCCACACGCCTGCTGCTTGACCTTGCCCTGCACGACGACAATACCCCCCGCAGGGCGTCCATGCTTTCGCAAAGCACCGGTGTGACCGTCCAGTTTATCGAGCAGATACTGAAACCCCTGAAAAAAGAAGGGCTGGTAACCAGCGTGCGGGGTGCCGCCGGCGGACACCTGCTGGCCGCAGACCCTCAGGAACTGACACTGGGGCACATTGTGCGCGTGATGGAAGGGGGTATCCACATGACCGAGTGCAGCCGGGACGAAACAGCCTGTGAACGCGCGCACCAGTGCAGAACACGGCAGGTGTGGATCAGGATATCCAGAGCCATGGAACAGGAACTGGAAGCAATCACACTTTCGGACCTCATGCAGGATGCTTCCATCATCGCATCATCACCGGCCGACCGCCGCGGCTGA
- a CDS encoding molybdenum cofactor guanylyltransferase — MQKDRLPSSFAAAVIGGGKGTRLAAHLGGASKWLLRVHGRTIRDRQLELLYSLTGELLFAGGDCARTADIPPQVRCVPDMLPVGGPLAGLHSALFHAAADTVLVLPCDAPHPVQALLRHLLCLAAQWPDAPAVVPRQADGFWMPLVAVYRRSCVPFMETLAQQGIPHVFRLFELLEKNGTPPVAPPMESLRRYDAGLNTFVNINTPDDLQALQHGSPRPVPSLAARPQRWQRS, encoded by the coding sequence GTGCAGAAAGACAGACTGCCCTCATCGTTTGCCGCCGCCGTCATAGGCGGCGGCAAGGGCACACGGCTTGCCGCACACCTTGGCGGTGCCTCCAAGTGGCTGCTGCGTGTGCATGGCCGCACCATACGCGACCGCCAGCTTGAGCTGCTGTATTCTCTTACCGGAGAACTGCTGTTTGCCGGTGGCGACTGCGCCCGCACGGCCGACATTCCTCCGCAGGTGCGCTGCGTACCCGACATGCTGCCTGTCGGCGGCCCGCTGGCGGGGCTGCACAGCGCGCTTTTTCATGCCGCGGCCGATACCGTGCTGGTGCTGCCCTGCGATGCCCCCCACCCCGTGCAGGCCCTGCTGCGACATCTGCTTTGCCTTGCGGCGCAATGGCCCGACGCCCCCGCAGTGGTGCCCAGACAGGCCGACGGATTCTGGATGCCGCTTGTGGCCGTTTACCGGCGCAGCTGTGTGCCTTTTATGGAAACGCTGGCACAGCAGGGCATACCGCATGTATTCAGGCTGTTCGAACTGCTGGAAAAAAACGGCACCCCACCCGTGGCCCCCCCGATGGAAAGCCTGCGCCGGTACGATGCCGGTCTGAACACATTCGTCAACATAAACACGCCCGACGATCTGCAAGCCCTGCAGCACGGCAGCCCCCGCCCCGTTCCTTCTCTGGCAGCACGCCCGCAGCGCTGGCAACGCTCCTGA
- a CDS encoding PhzF family isomerase: MGDHAMEEFRLTVLLVDAFTRTPGRGNRAGVVLDAAGLSAAAMQAVAALVNVSETAFILPAPAQAGYAVHVRYFTPRAEVPVCGHATVGAHYARARALGISDTTVSALTGAGVLPVDIRGSGSGMKIVMTQGRVVFSPPCIPAVRQAVLNALGLDEDDLLSGLPVQEVSTGHSKIMVPLRRTALLDALKPDMTALTECSRVTGCNGFFVFGFNGGDDEALINGRMFAPAIGIDEDPVTGNANGPCGAYLSHYGRLPAQAAFTFCGRQGVAMGKEGMVEVTVHRDEDGPCRVQVGGHAAEAGRMEVALHVEDDGRITARSV, translated from the coding sequence ATGGGGGATCATGCCATGGAAGAATTCCGGCTGACCGTGCTGCTTGTGGATGCATTCACCCGCACGCCCGGCAGGGGAAACCGCGCGGGTGTGGTGCTGGATGCCGCGGGATTGTCCGCCGCTGCCATGCAGGCAGTGGCAGCGCTGGTCAATGTGTCGGAGACGGCTTTTATTCTGCCGGCACCTGCACAGGCCGGGTATGCCGTGCATGTGCGCTATTTCACCCCGCGGGCCGAGGTTCCGGTGTGCGGGCATGCCACCGTGGGGGCGCATTATGCGCGGGCACGGGCGCTGGGAATTTCGGACACAACGGTGTCCGCCCTGACCGGCGCGGGGGTTCTGCCCGTGGATATCCGCGGATCCGGCAGCGGTATGAAGATTGTCATGACGCAGGGCAGGGTGGTGTTTTCTCCGCCGTGCATACCTGCTGTCAGGCAGGCGGTTCTTAACGCTCTTGGGCTTGATGAAGACGACCTGCTGTCCGGTTTGCCGGTACAGGAGGTTTCCACGGGACATTCCAAAATAATGGTGCCGCTGCGCAGAACGGCATTGCTGGACGCCCTGAAGCCGGACATGACCGCTCTGACGGAATGCAGCCGTGTCACGGGGTGTAACGGCTTTTTTGTTTTCGGGTTCAACGGCGGGGATGACGAAGCGCTTATAAACGGGCGCATGTTCGCTCCTGCCATCGGCATTGACGAGGACCCCGTGACGGGGAATGCCAACGGCCCCTGTGGTGCGTATCTGTCGCATTACGGCAGACTGCCCGCACAGGCGGCGTTTACCTTTTGCGGCAGGCAGGGTGTGGCCATGGGCAAGGAAGGCATGGTGGAGGTGACTGTCCACCGTGATGAAGACGGTCCGTGCCGTGTGCAGGTAGGCGGGCACGCGGCGGAAGCCGGCCGGATGGAGGTTGCGCTGCACGTAGAGGACGACGGCCGCATTACGGCCCGCAGTGTCTGA
- a CDS encoding TIGR00266 family protein: MKSHEVEYRITGGDLQVVEVELDPGETVIAEAGAMCWMDGDIEFAARMGDGSAADGGFFGKLLGAGKRLVTGESLFMTHFTNQGQAKASVAFAGQVPGHVVPVDLAEIGGELICQRDAFLCAARGTRIDVAFSKRLGAGFFGGEGFVLQRLRGDGLAFVHAGGAVVRKELQGGTLRVDTGCLVAFTPGVSYDIGLSGGLKSMMFGGEGAFLAALSGHGTVFLQSMPFNRLADRITALIPEKK, translated from the coding sequence ATGAAAAGCCATGAAGTGGAATACAGGATAACGGGGGGCGACCTGCAGGTGGTGGAAGTGGAACTGGACCCCGGTGAGACAGTCATAGCCGAAGCCGGAGCCATGTGCTGGATGGACGGGGACATTGAGTTTGCCGCCCGCATGGGCGACGGTTCCGCGGCGGACGGCGGTTTTTTCGGCAAGCTGCTGGGAGCGGGCAAGCGGCTGGTCACGGGTGAGTCGCTGTTTATGACGCACTTTACCAATCAGGGGCAGGCAAAGGCCTCCGTGGCTTTTGCCGGTCAGGTGCCGGGGCATGTGGTGCCTGTTGATCTGGCGGAAATCGGCGGCGAGCTTATCTGTCAGCGCGATGCTTTTTTGTGCGCGGCGCGCGGCACCCGCATCGATGTCGCTTTCAGCAAGCGTCTGGGAGCGGGATTTTTCGGTGGTGAAGGATTTGTACTGCAGCGGCTGCGCGGTGACGGTCTGGCCTTTGTGCATGCGGGCGGCGCCGTGGTGCGCAAGGAACTGCAAGGCGGTACGCTGCGGGTGGACACAGGCTGCCTCGTGGCTTTCACACCGGGGGTCAGCTACGATATCGGACTTTCCGGCGGGCTGAAGTCCATGATGTTCGGCGGCGAAGGGGCGTTTCTGGCGGCATTGTCCGGACACGGTACGGTGTTTTTGCAGAGCATGCCCTTCAACCGTCTTGCCGACCGTATCACGGCACTGATTCCTGAAAAGAAATAA
- a CDS encoding carboxymuconolactone decarboxylase family protein, translating to MSDRTPRHFQRMRQQYADVMDALQQLGAATAQAGPLDGAQAHLVQLAAAATQRSEGAVHSHVRRALKAGCTPEQISHALILLVPTIGYPTVAAALSWAFDIIDEA from the coding sequence ATGAGCGACCGGACTCCACGACATTTTCAAAGAATGCGGCAGCAGTATGCAGACGTCATGGACGCCCTGCAGCAGCTGGGAGCAGCAACGGCACAGGCGGGCCCGCTGGACGGGGCACAGGCGCATCTGGTGCAGCTGGCAGCGGCCGCGACCCAACGTTCGGAAGGAGCGGTACACAGCCATGTACGGCGGGCACTCAAGGCAGGCTGCACGCCGGAACAGATAAGCCACGCGCTTATTCTGCTTGTTCCCACCATCGGCTACCCCACGGTGGCGGCAGCGCTCAGCTGGGCTTTTGATATCATCGACGAGGCATGA
- a CDS encoding L-serine ammonia-lyase, producing MDSITELYRIGSGPSSSHTMGPQNAARLFVEQHPEAARFRVTLYESLASTGKGHLTDRAVTAALGEERCEIVWKPEERMPRHPNGMLFEAQDSNGNVTGSWKVYSVGGGAIMGEDEPRRQQQGVYPHPDLASVMALCEDKGITYWEYVARYEGETVWPFLKTIWQAMQQALERGLTAQGVLPGSIGLRRQAWNYMSRTKLAHKSMHQTGKVTAYALAVAEENAAGGIIVTAPTCGSCGIVPAVLYYLRETLKATEQDILRALATAGLFGNIIKHNASISGAEVGCQGEVGSACAMAAAAATQMMGGTVRQIEYAAEMGLEHHLGLTCDPVDGLVQIPCIERNACAATRALSRAQMAILSDGMHRIPFDEVVAVMAQTGHDLPSLYRETARGGLAKVYAARPQKQ from the coding sequence ATGGACAGCATAACAGAGCTTTACCGCATCGGCTCCGGCCCTTCTTCCAGCCACACCATGGGACCGCAGAACGCCGCACGTCTTTTTGTGGAACAGCACCCCGAAGCCGCACGGTTCCGCGTGACCCTGTATGAAAGTCTGGCATCCACAGGCAAAGGCCACCTGACCGACCGGGCCGTTACAGCCGCACTGGGTGAAGAGCGCTGTGAAATAGTCTGGAAACCGGAAGAACGCATGCCCCGGCATCCCAACGGCATGCTGTTTGAAGCGCAGGACAGCAACGGCAACGTAACCGGCAGCTGGAAAGTGTACAGCGTGGGCGGCGGCGCCATCATGGGCGAAGACGAACCCCGCAGGCAGCAGCAGGGCGTCTACCCGCACCCTGATCTGGCTTCGGTAATGGCCCTGTGCGAAGATAAGGGCATAACCTACTGGGAATATGTGGCCCGTTATGAAGGCGAAACCGTATGGCCCTTTTTGAAAACCATATGGCAGGCCATGCAGCAGGCGCTGGAACGCGGTCTGACTGCGCAGGGAGTTCTGCCCGGTTCCATAGGGCTGCGCAGGCAGGCATGGAACTATATGTCGCGCACAAAGCTGGCGCACAAAAGCATGCACCAGACCGGCAAGGTGACGGCCTATGCGCTGGCCGTGGCTGAAGAAAACGCGGCAGGCGGCATCATAGTCACAGCCCCCACATGCGGTTCATGCGGCATCGTGCCCGCCGTGCTCTATTACCTGCGCGAAACGCTGAAAGCCACCGAGCAGGATATTCTGCGGGCTCTGGCCACGGCAGGACTTTTCGGCAACATAATCAAGCACAATGCGTCCATTTCTGGCGCGGAGGTTGGCTGTCAGGGCGAGGTGGGCTCTGCCTGCGCCATGGCGGCGGCCGCCGCCACCCAGATGATGGGCGGTACGGTGCGGCAGATAGAATACGCTGCCGAAATGGGTCTGGAGCACCATCTGGGGCTGACATGCGACCCTGTGGACGGGCTGGTGCAGATTCCCTGTATAGAACGTAACGCCTGCGCGGCCACCCGTGCCCTTTCCCGTGCGCAGATGGCCATCCTGTCCGACGGCATGCACCGCATTCCCTTTGACGAAGTGGTGGCCGTCATGGCCCAGACAGGTCACGACCTGCCCAGCCTGTATCGCGAAACAGCCCGCGGCGGGCTGGCAAAAGTCTATGCCGCACGGCCGCAGAAGCAGTGA